In the genome of Nonomuraea sp. NBC_00507, the window GTAATTCCGGAGGGTGTTTGACGGTCCTGCGGGTCGCTGATCAGCGGGTTTGTCGGGAAATGTGCAAAACTTTTTACATGCGGAGCGACGCGAGCCGCCGACTGGGCAACCCGAGACGGTCTGGCGCCACCCAACGGCAGGCTCTCCGACATAGTCGTTAGCCTGGAAAGGTGAGCATTACCGCTGGTAGCTACACGTTGGGACCCGACTCCGGCCGGCTCCTCGTCAAGACGACCCGTACCGGGCTGGGCGCGAAGGCAGGCCACGACCTCACTCTCGAGGTCACCCGCTGGCGCGCCGACGCCACGATCGACACCACCGCCCCGGTCCACTCGTCGGTGGCTGTCGAGGTCGACGCCGGCTCGATCGAAGTCCGTGAAGGAACCGGCGGCCTCAAGCCGCTGACGAGCTCCGATCGCAGCGAGATCGAGAGAATCATCCGGGAGAAGATCCTGCACACCGATCGCCACCCGGCGATCACCTTCCGGTCGACGCGGGTCGAGGGAACCGAGGAGTCGTTCCGCCTCGAGGGCGATCTCACCCTCGTCGGCGTCACCCGGCCCGTGATCGTGCAGGGGTCGGTGACCGGGGGGCGCGTACACGGCTCGGCGGTCATCGAGCAGTCCCGATGGGGGATCAAGCCGTACTCGGCGTTGCTCGGCGCACTCAAGCTCAGTGACGACGTCCAGGTGGAGTTCGACCTCGGCCTCGTCGCGAAGCAGTGACGGTACGCTGGGCATACCCCTGTGACCTGCGCAAATGCCTAACTCGGTGCGCAGCGCGCTGGGCGTCCCCGCCGATCCCCGAAGGAAGCCCCCATGAGCGATCACATCCACGTCCGCGTCAACAACGGCCTGGCGGTCACCGAAGCCGGTGAGCTGGTCGAGGAATACCACTGCCGGTGCGGCGCCACCTGGACCCGCGTCCACCGCGCCGACGAGGGCCCAGAAGGGTGAAGCAGGGCGCCGGTTGGGCGGCTCAGTCCGGCTTCGGCGAGCTGAGTGAGACCCTTCGCCCGCATGCCGGCGACGACGACCTGGGCCTGCTCCCCGAGGTCTACTGGCGTGGCCTGCACGGACTGGTCACGCTCATGCGCGGCGGCAGGCTCCCTAGCGCGGCCCACGACCGCCGCTATCGGGCTACGTGCCCGATCAGGCCAGTACGGCGCGCGCCAGGGCGGTGCCCTCGCCCGGCTCGACCGGCGCGGTCAGGAACACCGGCCCCTGGGCCATGAAACGCGGCCGCGTTCCGCGGTGCTCGTCGGCCGCATGCACGGTCAGCGGGTGCACGAGGTAGATGTCACCCGGCTGCCCGGTCGCGTACGCGACCGGCCGGTCCTTGGAGGCCGCATCCAGCAGCGGCCCGGCCTCGAACGGGTCGAGCACCCGCTCGCCCAGCGCCCGCTCGGCGTCACGATGTGAGCCCACCCGGATGCGGGTCGGCGCGTCGTCGTCACCCACGTCCGACAGCAACGTGAGCAACAACATCGTCTCCGGCCGCCCCGACACGGCCCATGAGCCGTCGGGCCTGGCCACGGAGGCGTCGATGTGCCAGCCCCGATCGTCGGCCGGCGCCACGCGGGGGAAGCGGATCGGCATGTTGCCGATCGACCCGCGCGGCACCCACCCGCCGGGCCCGGCCACCTCATCCAGCGCCTGATGCAGTCGCGGGCTGCGGACGAGCTCCCCGAAGGGGCCCTGGCCGGTCAGGTCGGAGGCCCACACGACGGGCTGCTGCCAGCCGGAGGGCTCGTCGGGCGACAGGCCGATCTGCTGCCACACCAGCGCCCTCGCCGCGTCCCCGACCTCACGGGGCACGGCGGCCTCCAGCTTGACGAACCCTTCGGCAACAAACCGATCAATGTCCACGACACCCATACGAGCCACCGTATCGACGCGGTCCACCGGTTTTCCGTACGCCGGGGAAAGGCCGATCCCTGCGGAAGCTTGCGATTATCCACCGCCGCCATCGGATAGGGGACCCCTTGAGGCACCTTCTGCACATCGGAGC includes:
- a CDS encoding YceI family protein, with the protein product MSITAGSYTLGPDSGRLLVKTTRTGLGAKAGHDLTLEVTRWRADATIDTTAPVHSSVAVEVDAGSIEVREGTGGLKPLTSSDRSEIERIIREKILHTDRHPAITFRSTRVEGTEESFRLEGDLTLVGVTRPVIVQGSVTGGRVHGSAVIEQSRWGIKPYSALLGALKLSDDVQVEFDLGLVAKQ
- a CDS encoding phytanoyl-CoA dioxygenase family protein — translated: MGVVDIDRFVAEGFVKLEAAVPREVGDAARALVWQQIGLSPDEPSGWQQPVVWASDLTGQGPFGELVRSPRLHQALDEVAGPGGWVPRGSIGNMPIRFPRVAPADDRGWHIDASVARPDGSWAVSGRPETMLLLTLLSDVGDDDAPTRIRVGSHRDAERALGERVLDPFEAGPLLDAASKDRPVAYATGQPGDIYLVHPLTVHAADEHRGTRPRFMAQGPVFLTAPVEPGEGTALARAVLA